In Cloacibacterium caeni, a single window of DNA contains:
- a CDS encoding GNAT family N-acetyltransferase — protein MIYRKATIKDIPLIQVVRNSVKENQLSNPNLIPDELVEEFITKRGTGFVCEIDDNIVGFSIVDFIENNVWALFLLPEYEGKGIGKKLHQLMLDEYFSKTQKTIWLSTETNSRAELFYKKQGWKNAGFHGEEIKFEMSFKDWKK, from the coding sequence ATGATATACAGAAAAGCAACCATTAAAGATATTCCTCTGATACAAGTAGTGAGAAATTCTGTAAAAGAAAATCAACTTTCTAATCCTAACTTAATTCCTGATGAATTGGTAGAAGAGTTTATTACCAAAAGAGGAACTGGTTTCGTGTGCGAAATTGATGATAATATTGTAGGCTTTTCTATTGTAGATTTTATAGAAAATAATGTTTGGGCGCTATTTCTTCTACCCGAATACGAAGGAAAAGGTATTGGCAAAAAACTTCATCAATTAATGCTTGACGAATATTTTAGCAAAACCCAAAAAACCATTTGGCTTTCAACAGAAACAAATTCTAGAGCAGAACTATTTTACAAAAAACAGGGCTGGAAAAACGCAGGATTCCACGGAGAGGAAATAAAATTTGAAATGAGTTTTAAAGATTGGAAAAAATAA
- a CDS encoding homoserine dehydrogenase — MSKKLTIGLFGYGVVGTGLYDVLHKSKTVDATIKKIVVKHKDKPRNISPEHFHYDKNEILQDEEINLVVELIDDADAAFEIVKIALENGKAVVSANKKMIAEHFEELHELQKKHQVPFLYEAAVCGSIPIIRNLEEYYNNDFLQSIQGIVNGSTNYILTKTFQDNLSYEEALKEAQEKGYAESNPILDTGGFDARSKLQILLTHSFGITTKPEEVFNVGIQNLGDLELKYAKEKNLQIKLLAYAQKRNEEEVIALVIPKFVKSTDTFSTVSDVFNGVKVQTAFADKQFFYGRGAGSLPTASAVLSDISAIAYDYRYEYKKIANSENLKLAQDFPLKVLFRHKAKDSQNFENYFEEIEEFYGNREDAYFVGSIRFQQLKDVFTKHQDEVSFVLIDIL; from the coding sequence ATGAGCAAAAAATTAACGATAGGATTGTTTGGTTATGGAGTGGTAGGAACTGGTCTTTATGATGTTTTGCACAAAAGTAAAACGGTAGATGCCACCATCAAAAAAATTGTAGTAAAGCATAAAGATAAGCCTAGAAATATTTCGCCAGAGCATTTTCATTATGATAAAAACGAAATTCTGCAAGATGAAGAAATCAATCTGGTCGTAGAATTAATAGATGATGCAGATGCAGCTTTTGAAATTGTAAAAATTGCGTTAGAAAACGGAAAAGCAGTGGTTTCGGCGAACAAAAAAATGATTGCAGAACATTTCGAAGAATTGCATGAACTGCAAAAAAAGCATCAGGTTCCTTTCTTGTATGAAGCGGCAGTTTGTGGCAGTATCCCGATTATTAGAAATTTAGAAGAGTATTACAATAATGACTTTCTGCAATCTATTCAAGGAATTGTAAATGGTTCTACCAATTATATTTTGACCAAAACTTTCCAAGATAATTTAAGCTACGAAGAGGCACTGAAAGAAGCCCAAGAAAAAGGCTATGCAGAGAGCAATCCTATATTGGATACAGGCGGTTTTGATGCACGCTCTAAACTTCAAATTCTATTGACGCATTCTTTCGGAATTACCACGAAGCCAGAAGAAGTTTTCAATGTGGGAATTCAGAATTTGGGAGATTTAGAACTCAAATATGCCAAAGAAAAAAATCTACAAATTAAATTATTGGCTTACGCTCAAAAAAGAAATGAAGAAGAAGTCATCGCACTTGTGATTCCGAAATTTGTAAAATCTACTGATACTTTTTCTACAGTGAGTGATGTTTTTAACGGAGTAAAAGTACAAACCGCTTTTGCCGATAAGCAATTTTTCTACGGAAGAGGAGCGGGTTCATTGCCTACTGCAAGTGCAGTTTTGTCTGATATTTCAGCCATTGCTTATGATTACAGATATGAATACAAGAAAATAGCCAACTCAGAAAATCTGAAATTGGCTCAAGATTTTCCTTTGAAAGTTTTATTTAGACATAAAGCCAAAGACAGCCAAAATTTTGAAAATTATTTTGAAGAAATTGAAGAGTTTTATGGCAATAGAGAAGATGCTTATTTTGTAGGAAGCATTCGTTTTCAGCAACTAAAAGACGTTTTCACAAAGCATCAAGATGAGGTGTCATTTGTGTTGATTGATATTTTATAA
- a CDS encoding homoserine O-acetyltransferase family protein — translation MENFTAGSFALESGTEIKNVNIAYHIFGELAPEKKVIWICHALTANSDVQDWWPNFIGKNLTLDTEKYTIVCANILGSCYGTSFQKQEKPPLITIRDMVKLHQELAKFLQISEIELLLGGSLGGMQCLEWAIAEPDFIKKLFVIATNAKHSAWGIAFNEAQRMALELGENGIDAARAIAMLSYRNYDTFEATQTDEEEKLEQYRAASYQRHQGEKLRKRFSKESYFMLSKAMDSHHLGRGRNSVENALNQITAETLVIGIDSDILFPVSEQKFIAEHIKNAKLEVISSLYGHDGFLIETDKISTLLKKHFNL, via the coding sequence TTGGAAAATTTTACGGCAGGAAGTTTTGCCCTAGAAAGTGGAACTGAAATAAAAAATGTAAACATTGCTTATCATATTTTTGGTGAATTAGCTCCAGAAAAAAAAGTGATTTGGATTTGTCATGCCTTAACTGCAAATTCAGATGTGCAAGATTGGTGGCCTAATTTCATTGGCAAAAATTTAACCTTAGACACCGAAAAATATACCATAGTTTGTGCCAATATTTTAGGTTCTTGCTACGGAACGAGTTTCCAAAAACAAGAAAAACCTCCATTAATCACCATTCGTGATATGGTAAAACTTCACCAAGAGTTAGCCAAATTTTTACAAATTTCTGAAATAGAATTGCTTCTAGGAGGTTCTCTCGGCGGAATGCAATGTTTAGAGTGGGCGATTGCAGAACCAGATTTTATCAAAAAATTATTTGTAATTGCTACCAATGCAAAGCATTCTGCGTGGGGAATTGCTTTTAACGAAGCACAAAGAATGGCGCTGGAATTAGGCGAAAACGGAATAGATGCAGCAAGAGCTATCGCCATGCTTTCGTACAGAAACTATGATACTTTTGAAGCCACTCAAACTGATGAAGAAGAAAAATTAGAACAATATAGAGCAGCTTCTTATCAAAGACATCAAGGAGAAAAACTCAGAAAAAGATTTTCTAAAGAAAGTTATTTCATGCTTTCTAAAGCTATGGATTCTCACCACTTGGGAAGAGGAAGGAATTCAGTAGAAAATGCTTTGAACCAAATTACAGCAGAAACTTTGGTGATAGGAATTGATAGCGATATTCTTTTTCCTGTTTCGGAGCAAAAATTTATAGCTGAACATATTAAAAACGCTAAGTTGGAAGTGATTTCTTCATTGTATGGACATGATGGTTTTTTAATTGAAACTGATAAGATTTCAACATTGCTTAAAAAGCATTTCAACTTATAA
- a CDS encoding O-acetylhomoserine aminocarboxypropyltransferase/cysteine synthase family protein — MSNLKFETLQLHAGQEIDPTTNSRAVPLYQTSSYTFNNAEHAANLFGLKEFGNIYTRLMNPTTDVFEKRVAALHGGVAALATASGHAAQFLAITNILQAGDNFVSSPYLYGGSYNQFKVSFKKLGIEAQFAKDDEPESFEELINQNTKAIYLETIGNPTLNVADFDAVAAVAKKHNIPLIVDNTFGAGGYLFRPIEHGANVVVESATKWIGGHGTSIGGIIIDGGNFDWGNGKFPQFSEPSDGYHGLVFSDVFGVNGPFGNIAFIIKARVEGLRDFGPTISPFNSFLLLQGLETLSLRVDRTVENAQKLAEFLENHPKVEKVLYPGLPSFPDYENAKKYLKKGFGGVLNFEIKGGKEAAVKFIDHLQLISHLANVGDSKTLIINPASTTHEQLSDEERLKAGITPGQIRLSVGIEHIDDIIADLEQSFSKI; from the coding sequence ATGAGCAATTTAAAATTTGAAACGCTTCAACTTCACGCTGGTCAAGAAATCGACCCAACTACCAATTCTAGAGCGGTGCCGCTTTACCAAACTTCGTCTTATACCTTTAACAATGCAGAACATGCTGCCAATCTTTTTGGGTTAAAAGAATTTGGGAATATCTACACCAGACTCATGAATCCTACTACAGATGTATTCGAAAAACGTGTGGCTGCACTTCACGGTGGAGTAGCTGCTTTGGCTACCGCTTCTGGTCACGCTGCGCAATTTTTGGCAATTACCAATATTTTACAAGCAGGAGATAATTTTGTGAGTTCGCCTTATTTGTACGGAGGAAGTTATAATCAGTTCAAAGTTTCTTTCAAAAAATTAGGAATCGAAGCACAATTTGCTAAAGACGATGAGCCAGAAAGTTTTGAAGAACTCATTAACCAAAACACCAAAGCGATTTATTTAGAAACCATAGGAAACCCTACGTTGAACGTTGCGGATTTTGATGCAGTCGCTGCAGTGGCTAAAAAACATAATATTCCACTTATTGTAGATAATACTTTTGGAGCAGGTGGTTATTTGTTTAGACCGATTGAACATGGCGCAAATGTAGTGGTAGAATCTGCAACCAAATGGATTGGCGGTCACGGAACTTCTATTGGCGGAATCATCATAGATGGAGGAAATTTCGATTGGGGAAATGGTAAATTTCCACAGTTTTCTGAACCTTCAGATGGTTATCATGGATTGGTTTTCTCAGATGTTTTTGGAGTTAATGGACCTTTTGGAAATATTGCTTTTATCATCAAAGCCAGAGTAGAAGGTCTTAGAGATTTCGGGCCTACGATTTCTCCATTCAATTCATTTTTATTGCTTCAAGGTTTAGAAACATTATCGCTTAGAGTAGACAGAACCGTAGAAAATGCTCAGAAATTAGCGGAATTTTTAGAAAATCACCCTAAAGTTGAAAAAGTATTGTATCCAGGTTTGCCTAGTTTCCCAGATTATGAAAATGCCAAAAAATATTTGAAAAAAGGTTTCGGAGGGGTACTTAATTTTGAAATCAAAGGCGGAAAAGAAGCAGCGGTAAAATTCATCGATCATTTACAATTGATTTCGCATTTAGCAAACGTTGGAGATTCTAAAACGCTGATTATTAACCCTGCTTCTACTACACACGAACAACTTTCAGATGAAGAAAGATTAAAAGCAGGAATTACTCCGGGACAAATTAGATTAAGCGTAGGAATAGAACATATTGATGATATTATCGCAGATTTAGAGCAATCATTCTCTAAAATATAG
- a CDS encoding glycoside hydrolase family 3 C-terminal domain-containing protein produces the protein MFKKIALVCLVSLMSFQAKAQEKKTQIYLDDSQPIEVRVEDALSKMTLEEKVAMLHAQSKFSSPGVPRLGIPEFWTTDGPHGIRPEVKWDEWDQAGWTNDSIIAYPALTALSATWNKKMSWNYGKALGEEARYRKKDILLGPGVNIYRTPLNGRNFEYMGEDPFLSSKMVVPYIKGVQSNGVAACVKHYALNNQEQFRHTSNVIVDDRTLYEIYLPAFKAAVQEGDTWSIMGAYDMYKNQYASQNQYLLNDILKKEWGFKGVVISDWGAVNDTKQAIMNGLDMEFGSWTNGLSEGTSNAYDNYYLAHPYLKLIKSGEVGTKELDDKVRRILRLAFLTTMNKNKPFGNIASEEHRAIAKEIGEEGIVLLKNQKNVLPINVAKTKKIAVIGENAIKMMTVGGGSSSLKVKYETLPLDGIKARFGKDAEVVFARGYVGDVTGEYNGVKTGKDLTDKRSQAELTKEAVELAKNSDFVIFVGGLNKSDFQDSEGNDRKDMGLPYHQDELISALAKVNKNFSVVLVSGNAVEMPWVKEVPSIVQAWYLGSESGHALASVLAGDANPSGKLPFTFPVKLEDNSAHQLGEYPGNKEELAQGKGKDQQNPINIKYNEGIFVGYRWHDTKNIKPLFSFGHGLSYTTFEIGQAKADKAVITEDETITFTIPVKNTGKKAGAEVVQLYIRDVKSSLPRPLKELKGFEKIYLNPGEQKEVTITIDKSALSFFDPVKHDWVAEPGDFEALIGNSSDAIKTKIKFSLQ, from the coding sequence ATGTTCAAGAAAATTGCACTTGTTTGCTTAGTCTCGTTAATGAGTTTTCAAGCAAAAGCACAAGAAAAAAAGACACAAATTTATTTAGATGATTCGCAACCTATAGAAGTCAGAGTAGAAGATGCACTTTCTAAAATGACTTTAGAAGAAAAAGTAGCGATGCTTCATGCTCAGTCAAAATTCAGTTCACCAGGTGTTCCAAGATTAGGAATTCCAGAATTTTGGACTACCGATGGACCACACGGAATTCGTCCTGAAGTAAAATGGGATGAATGGGATCAAGCTGGTTGGACCAATGACTCCATCATTGCTTATCCTGCGCTTACTGCACTCTCTGCAACATGGAACAAAAAAATGTCTTGGAATTACGGAAAAGCTCTTGGAGAAGAAGCTCGTTATAGAAAAAAAGATATTCTATTAGGACCTGGTGTAAATATTTACAGAACTCCATTAAACGGTAGAAACTTCGAATATATGGGAGAAGACCCATTTTTATCTTCTAAAATGGTGGTTCCATACATTAAAGGGGTTCAATCTAATGGTGTAGCTGCTTGTGTAAAACATTATGCACTTAATAATCAGGAACAATTTAGACATACCAGCAACGTAATTGTAGATGATAGAACGCTGTACGAAATTTATTTACCTGCCTTCAAAGCAGCTGTACAAGAAGGAGACACTTGGTCTATCATGGGAGCTTATGATATGTACAAAAATCAGTATGCAAGTCAAAATCAATATTTATTAAACGATATTCTGAAAAAAGAATGGGGTTTTAAAGGAGTAGTGATTTCTGATTGGGGCGCTGTAAATGATACCAAACAAGCCATTATGAATGGTCTTGACATGGAATTCGGAAGCTGGACAAATGGACTTTCGGAAGGAACTAGCAATGCTTATGACAATTACTATTTGGCACATCCTTATTTAAAACTCATCAAGTCTGGTGAAGTAGGAACTAAAGAATTGGATGATAAAGTAAGAAGAATCCTAAGATTGGCTTTCTTAACCACAATGAATAAAAACAAACCTTTTGGAAACATTGCTTCTGAAGAACATAGAGCGATTGCCAAAGAAATTGGTGAAGAAGGAATTGTATTGCTAAAAAATCAAAAAAATGTATTGCCAATTAACGTTGCCAAAACTAAAAAGATTGCTGTAATTGGTGAAAACGCCATCAAAATGATGACTGTAGGTGGTGGTTCTTCTTCCTTAAAAGTAAAATATGAAACTTTACCTTTAGACGGAATCAAAGCAAGATTCGGGAAAGATGCAGAAGTAGTTTTTGCGAGAGGTTATGTAGGAGATGTAACTGGAGAATATAACGGTGTAAAAACTGGAAAAGACCTTACTGACAAACGTTCACAGGCGGAATTAACCAAAGAAGCGGTAGAACTCGCTAAAAATTCTGACTTTGTAATTTTTGTAGGTGGACTTAATAAAAGTGATTTCCAAGACAGTGAAGGAAATGACAGAAAAGATATGGGCTTGCCTTATCATCAAGATGAATTAATTTCTGCTTTAGCAAAAGTGAACAAAAATTTCTCTGTAGTTTTAGTTTCAGGAAATGCTGTAGAAATGCCTTGGGTAAAAGAAGTTCCTAGCATTGTTCAAGCGTGGTATTTAGGTTCAGAAAGTGGTCATGCTCTCGCTTCAGTTTTAGCAGGTGACGCTAATCCTTCTGGTAAATTGCCTTTCACTTTCCCTGTGAAATTAGAAGACAATTCAGCGCATCAATTAGGAGAATATCCTGGTAATAAAGAAGAATTGGCACAAGGAAAAGGAAAAGACCAACAAAACCCTATCAACATAAAATACAACGAAGGTATTTTCGTAGGTTATCGTTGGCATGACACCAAAAATATCAAACCACTTTTCAGTTTCGGGCATGGATTAAGTTACACCACTTTCGAGATTGGTCAAGCTAAAGCAGACAAAGCCGTTATTACCGAAGATGAGACTATTACGTTTACGATTCCAGTAAAAAATACAGGCAAAAAAGCAGGTGCAGAAGTAGTTCAATTGTACATAAGAGACGTAAAATCTTCTTTGCCAAGACCATTAAAAGAACTGAAAGGTTTTGAAAAAATTTACTTAAATCCGGGTGAACAAAAAGAAGTAACCATCACGATTGACAAATCAGCTTTAAGTTTCTTTGACCCTGTAAAACACGATTGGGTAGCAGAACCTGGTGATTTCGAAGCGCTGATTGGGAATTCTTCAGACGCTATAAAAACGAAAATCAAGTTTTCATTACAATAA
- a CDS encoding DUF3817 domain-containing protein encodes MEFIENFFLSKYSQEKLIKWFRQICIAEAISWLLLFSAMIWIREDKEGILPIIYISVMGSIHGLFFTLYLILAFPCRKIYQWDDEDSVFALLAAFFPLATIWIDKKLAKFERE; translated from the coding sequence ATGGAATTCATCGAAAATTTCTTTTTATCCAAATATTCTCAAGAAAAACTCATCAAATGGTTTAGACAAATTTGTATCGCCGAAGCTATTTCTTGGCTTTTGCTTTTCTCTGCTATGATTTGGATTCGTGAGGACAAGGAGGGAATTTTACCCATTATTTACATCAGTGTGATGGGAAGTATTCATGGTTTATTTTTCACACTATACCTGATTTTAGCCTTTCCTTGTAGAAAAATTTATCAGTGGGATGACGAAGATTCTGTATTCGCACTTCTGGCTGCGTTTTTTCCGTTGGCAACGATTTGGATTGACAAAAAACTGGCAAAATTTGAGAGAGAATAA
- a CDS encoding four helix bundle protein, with the protein MGDFKSLIVWQKSVSLVTEIYHLTEKYPKHEIFGLTSQIRRASVSIPSNISEGHSRRSSNDYIQFLKIARGSLAELETQFLISKNLNFISEEQYQDFDTKFIEIAKMLNSLITSIQKSNP; encoded by the coding sequence ATGGGAGATTTCAAAAGTTTGATTGTTTGGCAAAAGTCTGTTTCTTTGGTTACAGAAATTTATCATTTAACAGAAAAATATCCTAAACATGAAATCTTCGGCTTAACTTCCCAAATCAGAAGAGCATCCGTTTCTATCCCATCTAACATTTCAGAAGGCCATTCTAGAAGAAGTTCTAATGATTATATTCAATTTTTAAAAATTGCAAGAGGAAGTTTAGCAGAATTAGAAACACAATTTCTAATTTCTAAAAACTTAAATTTTATTTCCGAAGAACAATATCAAGATTTTGATACAAAATTTATAGAAATTGCTAAAATGCTAAACTCTCTTATCACATCAATCCAAAAATCTAATCCCTAA
- a CDS encoding outer membrane beta-barrel protein: MRKILFTAALLTSLFSYSQEEKTKDIEEVKMTKKVLQKKSDRLVFDVAASPIAKGNNAFDLLKETPLVSSTDDKNIKISGKSNAVIFINGRKSNMNADALESFLKSMPAENIAKIEVITVPGSEYHVESSDGIINIILKKKLTDGTNGNLRFGNTQAKRNSQNASASINFRKNKLAISSNFNSRNTFRDQQYTLKNGDANFNNTSVGYVRNNDLDLGGYVNVDYDLTEKQNIGLSYNSWYSETKDAQSNLLNTLLYRDDNNVTKTTYNRAVNNMNARDFNNSINLNYEAKLDDKGSKINLNAAYLNFTKAQQNINVTTITDVLGNNISEVGKFRQEIPQNIDNLSTTLDFTKVFKNFTLSTGGNFNKTKTDNDTYLERFHYPSQTYIKDINQSNHFVYDEKIGGIYANAEKNFGEKFSAKIGARLEFTDSYGEILNTNINVKRNNTNLLPTVNLNYTINKNNSLSYAFTSRVKRPSFWEINPERVYLTEINYIQNNPFVKASSVYNQELMYMYKNSYFLQISDSYTKDATTQVPLQRTIKNSDGENVKELRYIRTNYGSENNFSVNLGMNKNFFNQIWTANYVLGLQVNSFKGTVDTDPITGEKFAPFHANGSMTTPFLQLSNNIRLSSKKDWFLGVNYFYLGKQRIDLGILDPISSLDFSVKKIWNDFTFAVDFRDVLNTNWVTINSIQTDGNYNYIDQNQYNRRFNLSITYNFGNKKLKKARSIDGAADEIKNRTGN, from the coding sequence ATGAGAAAAATATTATTTACCGCCGCACTTCTTACTTCTCTTTTTTCTTATTCGCAAGAAGAAAAAACGAAAGACATAGAAGAAGTAAAAATGACCAAAAAAGTGCTTCAAAAAAAATCTGACAGATTGGTTTTTGATGTAGCAGCATCGCCTATTGCTAAAGGAAATAATGCTTTTGATTTATTGAAAGAAACGCCACTTGTTTCTTCTACCGATGATAAAAACATAAAAATTTCTGGAAAAAGCAATGCTGTAATTTTCATTAATGGTAGAAAATCTAATATGAATGCAGATGCTCTAGAATCTTTTTTGAAAAGTATGCCTGCAGAAAATATTGCAAAAATAGAAGTCATTACAGTACCTGGAAGTGAATATCATGTAGAATCTAGTGATGGCATCATCAACATTATTCTGAAAAAGAAACTCACCGACGGTACAAACGGAAATTTACGATTCGGGAATACTCAAGCCAAAAGAAATAGCCAAAATGCTTCTGCATCTATTAATTTCAGAAAAAATAAGTTAGCAATAAGTTCTAATTTTAACAGCAGAAACACCTTTAGAGACCAACAATACACGCTTAAAAACGGAGATGCTAATTTTAATAACACTTCTGTAGGATACGTAAGAAATAATGATTTAGATTTAGGCGGTTATGTAAATGTAGACTATGACCTTACCGAAAAACAAAACATAGGTTTAAGCTATAATTCTTGGTACAGCGAAACAAAAGACGCACAAAGTAATTTACTGAACACTCTACTCTACCGAGATGATAACAATGTTACTAAAACTACTTATAATAGAGCTGTAAATAATATGAACGCTCGTGATTTTAACAACTCTATCAACTTAAATTATGAAGCAAAATTAGATGACAAAGGAAGCAAAATAAACCTTAATGCAGCTTATCTTAACTTTACTAAAGCTCAACAAAACATTAATGTAACCACTATTACAGACGTTTTAGGGAATAATATTTCAGAAGTAGGAAAATTTAGACAAGAAATTCCTCAAAACATCGATAACCTTTCTACAACACTGGATTTTACAAAAGTTTTTAAAAATTTCACCCTTTCTACTGGTGGTAATTTTAATAAAACCAAAACAGATAATGATACTTACTTAGAAAGATTTCACTATCCTTCGCAAACCTATATTAAAGACATTAATCAAAGTAATCATTTTGTATATGACGAAAAAATAGGAGGTATCTATGCCAATGCAGAAAAAAACTTTGGAGAAAAATTCTCAGCAAAAATAGGAGCTAGATTAGAATTTACAGACAGCTACGGCGAAATTCTAAACACCAATATTAATGTGAAAAGAAATAACACCAATCTGCTCCCTACTGTTAATCTAAATTACACCATCAATAAGAACAACTCTCTTTCTTATGCTTTTACCAGCAGAGTAAAAAGACCTAGCTTCTGGGAAATAAATCCTGAAAGAGTATACCTTACAGAAATTAATTATATACAGAATAATCCTTTTGTAAAAGCTTCTTCTGTATACAACCAAGAATTAATGTACATGTATAAAAATTCTTATTTTTTACAAATTTCAGACTCATATACCAAAGACGCTACCACACAAGTTCCTCTGCAGAGAACCATCAAAAATTCTGACGGAGAAAATGTAAAAGAACTAAGATACATCAGAACCAATTATGGCTCAGAAAATAATTTCTCTGTAAATCTAGGAATGAATAAGAATTTCTTTAACCAAATCTGGACTGCAAATTACGTATTAGGTTTACAAGTAAATTCTTTTAAAGGAACTGTAGACACAGATCCAATTACTGGAGAAAAATTCGCGCCGTTTCACGCAAATGGAAGCATGACTACTCCATTTTTACAACTATCAAACAATATTAGACTCTCATCTAAAAAAGATTGGTTTCTGGGCGTAAATTACTTCTACCTTGGCAAACAGAGAATAGATTTAGGCATTCTAGACCCTATTTCTTCTTTAGACTTCTCTGTGAAAAAAATATGGAATGATTTCACATTTGCGGTAGACTTCAGAGATGTACTTAATACCAATTGGGTTACCATAAACAGCATTCAAACAGATGGAAATTACAACTATATAGACCAAAACCAATACAACAGAAGATTTAACCTCTCTATTACCTATAATTTTGGAAACAAAAAACTGAAAAAGGCCAGAAGCATAGATGGAGCAGCAGATGAAATCAAAAACAGAACAGGAAACTAA
- the ctlX gene encoding citrulline utilization hydrolase CtlX, with the protein MQTTNTVLMIEPVAFGFNAETAQNNYFQVNSENAETQGKALQEFQNFAEKLRSHGINVMTIKDTLEPHTPDSIFPNNWISMHQDGTVVLYPMCAVNRRWERRNDILETLQEKFEVKEIIDFSAPEKEGKFLEGTGSMIFDHDHKLAYGSVSLRLDEKLFREFCEKFGYTPVVFHSFQTANGERLPIYHTNVMMCVADQFVVICLDCIDDETERVNVVNTILESGKEIIEISEDQMQQFAGNMLQVQNEDGKKFLVMSETAYNSLTPEQISAIKKYNEIIYSNLETIEINGGGSARCMLAEVFLPKK; encoded by the coding sequence ATGCAAACAACCAACACCGTTTTAATGATAGAGCCCGTTGCATTTGGTTTTAATGCAGAAACGGCACAGAATAATTATTTCCAAGTAAATTCAGAAAATGCTGAAACGCAAGGAAAAGCACTGCAAGAGTTTCAAAATTTTGCAGAAAAATTAAGAAGTCATGGCATCAATGTGATGACGATTAAAGACACGTTAGAACCTCATACTCCAGATTCTATTTTTCCTAATAATTGGATTTCTATGCACCAAGATGGAACAGTTGTTCTCTATCCAATGTGTGCCGTGAACAGAAGATGGGAACGTAGAAATGATATTTTAGAAACGCTTCAAGAGAAATTTGAGGTAAAAGAAATCATTGATTTTTCGGCGCCAGAAAAAGAAGGAAAATTTTTAGAAGGAACAGGAAGCATGATTTTCGATCATGACCACAAATTAGCGTATGGTTCTGTTTCGCTGAGGTTAGACGAAAAATTGTTCAGAGAATTTTGTGAGAAATTTGGTTACACCCCTGTTGTTTTTCATTCTTTTCAAACAGCGAATGGAGAAAGATTACCAATTTATCATACCAATGTGATGATGTGTGTAGCAGACCAATTTGTGGTGATTTGCCTAGATTGTATTGATGATGAAACCGAAAGAGTGAACGTAGTGAATACGATTTTAGAATCAGGAAAGGAAATTATAGAAATTTCTGAAGATCAAATGCAACAATTCGCGGGAAATATGCTTCAAGTACAAAACGAAGATGGCAAAAAGTTTTTGGTAATGAGTGAAACGGCTTACAATTCTTTAACGCCAGAGCAAATTTCAGCTATCAAAAAGTACAATGAAATTATTTATTCTAATCTAGAAACCATAGAAATAAATGGTGGCGGAAGCGCAAGATGCATGCTTGCTGAGGTTTTCTTACCGAAGAAATAA
- the nadD gene encoding nicotinate (nicotinamide) nucleotide adenylyltransferase: MKKIGLFFGSFNPIHIGHLILANYILENSDMDELWFVVSPQNPFKDKKSLLTDHNRLDMVQLAVKNYPKMRASNVEFSLPKPSYTIDTLTYLKEKYPNYSFALIMGEDNLDSLPKWKNAEKLMSDYQIIVYPRTFEGEKKDSEYLQSENISMVNAPIIELSATEIRNMIKEGKNVRPMLPPEVFEYLDGSSFYK, encoded by the coding sequence ATGAAAAAAATCGGACTATTTTTCGGCTCATTCAATCCCATTCATATTGGGCATTTGATTTTGGCGAACTATATTTTAGAAAATTCGGATATGGATGAACTTTGGTTTGTAGTTTCTCCGCAAAATCCATTTAAAGATAAAAAATCATTGCTTACAGACCATAATCGTCTTGATATGGTGCAACTTGCAGTGAAAAACTATCCTAAAATGCGAGCTTCTAATGTAGAGTTTTCTTTACCAAAGCCAAGTTACACGATTGATACGCTTACTTATCTCAAAGAAAAATATCCCAATTATTCTTTTGCGCTGATTATGGGCGAAGACAATCTAGACTCGCTTCCTAAATGGAAAAACGCAGAAAAACTGATGTCTGATTATCAAATCATAGTCTATCCCAGAACTTTTGAAGGTGAGAAAAAAGACAGCGAATATTTACAGAGCGAGAACATCAGCATGGTAAATGCACCGATAATAGAACTTTCTGCCACAGAAATTAGAAATATGATTAAAGAAGGCAAAAATGTAAGACCTATGCTTCCACCAGAAGTTTTTGAATATTTAGACGGAAGTAGTTTTTATAAGTAA